In the genome of Raphanus sativus cultivar WK10039 chromosome 4, ASM80110v3, whole genome shotgun sequence, one region contains:
- the LOC108849729 gene encoding serine/threonine-protein kinase D6PKL3 translates to MDPSTDHASSSSKPRNTHTKSKPSVTSRSIDSRATKKQEPPLLTTETSPEVLQHHSVSSSHITRKKKQQAEPRFYPSPTNTFYTAPLYTEAKQSFSDCASTLGGVGGIDLEKMGVLTYRGSTGSDESSSSGLSSNGAGYNKPHRANNDKRWVAIQEVRSRVGSSLEAKDFKLVKRLGGGDIGTVYLAELIGTGETFAVKVMEKAAIAARKKLVRAQTEREILQSLDHPFLPTLYSHFETENHSCLVMEFCPGGDLHSLRQKQPGKYFPEHAARFYVAEVLLAMEYLHMLGIIYRDLKPENVLVREDGHIMLSDFDLSLRCSVSPTLVRFAATTTLESKPSSYCIQPSCVDSQSCIVQPDCIQPVCFTPRFLSKSKNKKKLNETARQVRPLPELMAEPTSARSMSFVGTHEYLAPEIIKGEGHGSAVDWWTFGIFLYELLFGKTPFRGDANRATLFNVVGQPLRFPEHPSVSFAARDLIRGLLVKEPQHRLAYRRGATEIKQHPFFQSINWALIRCTNPPQVPQPVKIMDNAAQSQGHGCSRSRGDVKPPTVDVKPSGNYLEIDFF, encoded by the exons ATGGATCCTTCAACCGATCACGCCTCTTCATCTTCCAAACCAAGAAACACTCATACCAAATCCAAACCCTCCGTTACGTCACGTTCCATCGACTCAAGAGCCACCAAGAAGCAAGAACCGCCGTTATTAACAACAGAAACTTCCCCTGAAGTTCTACAACACCACTCTGTTTCATCATCTCACATCACACGCAAGAAGAAACAACAAGCAGAGCCGAGGTTCTACCCTAGCCCGACCAACACGTTCTACACAGCACCGCTCTACACGGAAGCCAAGCAGAGCTTCAGCGACTGCGCGAGCACGCTCGGCGGCGTCGGAGGGATCGATCTCGAGAAGATGGGTGTGTTGACGTACAGAGGAAGCACGGGGAGCGACGAGAGCAGCTCGAGCGGGCTGAGCAGCAACGGTGCCGGTTACAACAAGCCTCACAGGGCTAACAACGACAAGCGGTGGGTCGCGATCCAGGAGGTTCGGTCTCGGGTCGGGTCGTCTCTCGAGGCTAAAGACTTCAAGCTGGTGAAGCGGCTCGGAGGAGGCGACATCGGGACTGTTTACTTAGCGGAGTTGATCGGAACGGGTGAGACTTTCGCCGTGAAGGTCATGGAGAAGGCAGCTATTGCGGCGAGGAAGAAGCTCGTTAGGGCTCAGACGGAGAGGGAGATACTACAGTCGTTGGATCATCCGTTCTTGCCTACTCTCTACTCTCATTTCGAAACGGAGAATCACTCGTGTCTCGTTATGGAGTTTTGTCCCGGTGGTGATTTGCATTCTCTCCGGCAGAAACAGCCCGGAAAGTACTTCCCGGAACATGCTGCTAG ATTCTATGTTGCTGAAGTGCTTCTAGCCATGGAGTATCTACACATGCTTGGCATCATATACAGAGACCTAAAGCCAGAGAATGTATTAGTACGTGAAGATGGACACATAATGCTATCAGACTTTGATCTCTCCCTGAGATGTTCAGTCTCTCCGACACTAGTTCGATTCGCAGCAACCACCACACTCGAATCCAAACCCTCAAGCTACTGCATCCAGCCGAGCTGCGTAGACAGCCAGAGCTGCATCGTTCAGCCAGACTGCATCCAGCCGGTGTGTTTCACTCCACGGTTCTTATCCAAAagcaagaacaagaagaaactAAACGAGACGGCACGTCAAGTCAGACCACTCCCGGAGCTGATGGCTGAGCCGACAAGCGCGAGATCCATGTCCTTTGTCGGGACACACGAGTACTTAGCGCCAGAGATCATCAAAGGAGAAGGGCACGGAAGCGCGGTTGACTGGTGGACGTTCGGGATATTCCTATACGAGCTTCTGTTCGGGAAGACACCGTTTAGAGGAGACGCGAACAGAGCGACGCTGTTCAATGTGGTTGGACAGCCGTTGAGGTTTCCTGAGCATCCTAGTGTGAGCTTTGCGGCTAGGGACTTGATCAGAGGGTTGCTTGTGAAAGAGCCTCAGCATAGGTTGGCTTATAGGAGAGGAGCTACTGAGATTAAGCAGCACCCGTTTTTTCAGAGTATTAACTGGGCTTTGATCAGATGCACCAACCCACCTCAAGTTCCACAGCCGGTGAAGATCATGGATAATGCTGCTCAGAGTCAAGGACATGGTTGTAGCCGTAGTCGAGGAGATGTTAAGCCGCCAACTGTTGATGTGAAGCCTTCTGGTAATTATTTGGAGATTGATTTCTTCTGA
- the LOC108848503 gene encoding uncharacterized protein LOC108848503 isoform X4: protein MITKFLTPSFRSLRFFNSPPLYFFFESLKYSSMAEVDNKSNAAPVSDDELYGFKREEMYTGTLAGSVGPYGRHVFLCYKSHETWLPRVETEGLPQRFAKSFKDRRADFAVKTNLTVCGGGESDGDVLIFPEMIRYKAIKETDVDAFVEDVLVNGKPWTSGVQEELSGSFVFVCAHGSRDKRCGVCGPALMEKFEQEIGSRGLSGKVFVKPCSHIGGHKYAGNLIVFSPDSAGNVSGHWYGYVTPDDVPAMLDQHIAKGEIIQNLSRGKMGLIPEGEEAVKEDEHKIQNGNGVQVEKKEFTGGCCQGANGVSCCQEQTPEPVKKEGSVKQNWFRTIEKEELLLGAAAIGAVATIAVAYSIYRKSG from the exons ATGATAACGAAATTTCTCACACCTTCATTTCGATCGCTTCGCTTCTTCAACTCTCCTCCTCTCTACTTCTTCTTCGAATCCCTAAAGTACTCTTCAATGGCGGAAGTAGATAACAAATCTAACGCTGCACCGGTATCGGACGACGAGCTCTACGGATTCAAACGGGAGGAGATGTACACCGGCACCCTCGCCGGCTCCGTTGGTCCGTACGGTCGCCACGTTTTCCTCTGCTACAAGAGCCACGAGACCTGGCTTCCTCGCGTCGAAACCGAAGGTCTTCCGCAGCGTTTCGCTAAGTCGTTCAAGGATCGCAGAGCTGATTTCGCCGTTAAG ACGAACCTGACGGTGTGCGGTGGAGGTGAATCGGACGGAGATGTGTTGATTTTCCCGGAGATGATCAGATACAA GGCGATTAAGGAGACTGATGTGGATGCTTTTGTGGAAGATGTGCTTGTTAATGGAAAACCGTGGACCTCTGGGGTTCAGGAAGAGTTATCAGGTTcttttgtgtttgtgtgtgcTCATGGAAGCCGTGACAAGAGATGTGGTGTTTGTGGACCAGCTCTTATGGAGAAGTTTGAGCAGGAGATTGGCTCCCGTGGACTCTCTGGAAAGGTTTTCGTTAAGCCGTGTTCTCATATCGGTGGGCACAAGTATGCTGGGAATTTGATTGTATTCAGCCCTGACTCAGCTGGAAATGTTTCTGGTCACTG GTATGGTTATGTGACTCCTGATGACGTGCCTGCAATGCTTGATCAGCATATTGCAAAAGGAGAAATCATACAAAACCTTTCCAG GGGGAAGATGGGACTAATACCCGAGGGTGAGGAAGCTGTGAAAGAGGATGAGCATAAAATCCAAAACGGAAACGGCGTACAAGTGGAGAAGAAGGAATTCACAGGAGGTTGTTGCCAAGGTGCAAACGGGGTTTCTTGTTGCCAAGAGCAAACTCCAGAACCAGTCAAGAAAGAAGGATCCGTGAAGCAGAACTGGTTCAGAACAATTGAGAAAGAAGAGCTTCTGTTGGGAGCTGCCGCAATAGGTGCTGTAGCAACCATAGCCGTGGCTTACAGCATTTACAGGAAGTCAGGTTAA
- the LOC108848503 gene encoding uncharacterized protein LOC108848503 isoform X1: MITKFLTPSFRSLRFFNSPPLYFFFESLKYSSMAEVDNKSNAAPVSDDELYGFKREEMYTGTLAGSVGPYGRHVFLCYKSHETWLPRVETEGLPQRFAKSFKDRRADFAVKTNLTVCGGGESDGDVLIFPEMIRYKAIKETDVDAFVEDVLVNGKPWTSGVQEELSGSFVFVCAHGSRDKRCGVCGPALMEKFEQEIGSRGLSGKVFVKPCSHIGGHKYAGNLIVFSPDSAGNVSGHWYGYVTPDDVPAMLDQHIAKGEIIQNLSRGKMGLIPEGEEAVKEDEHKIQNGNGVQVEKKEFTGGCCQGANGVSCCQEQTPEPVKKEGSVKQNWFRTIEKEELLLGAAAIGAVATIAVAYSIYRKSGRICLTDLSSNNGGSF; this comes from the exons ATGATAACGAAATTTCTCACACCTTCATTTCGATCGCTTCGCTTCTTCAACTCTCCTCCTCTCTACTTCTTCTTCGAATCCCTAAAGTACTCTTCAATGGCGGAAGTAGATAACAAATCTAACGCTGCACCGGTATCGGACGACGAGCTCTACGGATTCAAACGGGAGGAGATGTACACCGGCACCCTCGCCGGCTCCGTTGGTCCGTACGGTCGCCACGTTTTCCTCTGCTACAAGAGCCACGAGACCTGGCTTCCTCGCGTCGAAACCGAAGGTCTTCCGCAGCGTTTCGCTAAGTCGTTCAAGGATCGCAGAGCTGATTTCGCCGTTAAG ACGAACCTGACGGTGTGCGGTGGAGGTGAATCGGACGGAGATGTGTTGATTTTCCCGGAGATGATCAGATACAA GGCGATTAAGGAGACTGATGTGGATGCTTTTGTGGAAGATGTGCTTGTTAATGGAAAACCGTGGACCTCTGGGGTTCAGGAAGAGTTATCAGGTTcttttgtgtttgtgtgtgcTCATGGAAGCCGTGACAAGAGATGTGGTGTTTGTGGACCAGCTCTTATGGAGAAGTTTGAGCAGGAGATTGGCTCCCGTGGACTCTCTGGAAAGGTTTTCGTTAAGCCGTGTTCTCATATCGGTGGGCACAAGTATGCTGGGAATTTGATTGTATTCAGCCCTGACTCAGCTGGAAATGTTTCTGGTCACTG GTATGGTTATGTGACTCCTGATGACGTGCCTGCAATGCTTGATCAGCATATTGCAAAAGGAGAAATCATACAAAACCTTTCCAG GGGGAAGATGGGACTAATACCCGAGGGTGAGGAAGCTGTGAAAGAGGATGAGCATAAAATCCAAAACGGAAACGGCGTACAAGTGGAGAAGAAGGAATTCACAGGAGGTTGTTGCCAAGGTGCAAACGGGGTTTCTTGTTGCCAAGAGCAAACTCCAGAACCAGTCAAGAAAGAAGGATCCGTGAAGCAGAACTGGTTCAGAACAATTGAGAAAGAAGAGCTTCTGTTGGGAGCTGCCGCAATAGGTGCTGTAGCAACCATAGCCGTGGCTTACAGCATTTACAGGAAGTCAG GTCGTATCTGTTTAACAGATTTGTCTTCAAATAATGGTGgcagtttttaa
- the LOC108848503 gene encoding uncharacterized protein LOC108848503 isoform X2: MITKFLTPSFRSLRFFNSPPLYFFFESLKYSSMAEVDNKSNAAPVSDDELYGFKREEMYTGTLAGSVGPYGRHVFLCYKSHETWLPRVETEGLPQRFAKSFKDRRADFAVKTNLTVCGGGESDGDVLIFPEMIRYKAIKETDVDAFVEDVLVNGKPWTSGVQEELSGSFVFVCAHGSRDKRCGVCGPALMEKFEQEIGSRGLSGKVFVKPCSHIGGHKYAGNLIVFSPDSAGNVSGHWYGYVTPDDVPAMLDQHIAKGEIIQNLSRGKMGLIPEGEEAVKEDEHKIQNGNGVQVEKKEFTGGCCQGANGVSCCQEQTPEPVKKEGSVKQNWFRTIEKEELLLGAAAIGAVATIAVAYSIYRKSDLSSNNGGSF, encoded by the exons ATGATAACGAAATTTCTCACACCTTCATTTCGATCGCTTCGCTTCTTCAACTCTCCTCCTCTCTACTTCTTCTTCGAATCCCTAAAGTACTCTTCAATGGCGGAAGTAGATAACAAATCTAACGCTGCACCGGTATCGGACGACGAGCTCTACGGATTCAAACGGGAGGAGATGTACACCGGCACCCTCGCCGGCTCCGTTGGTCCGTACGGTCGCCACGTTTTCCTCTGCTACAAGAGCCACGAGACCTGGCTTCCTCGCGTCGAAACCGAAGGTCTTCCGCAGCGTTTCGCTAAGTCGTTCAAGGATCGCAGAGCTGATTTCGCCGTTAAG ACGAACCTGACGGTGTGCGGTGGAGGTGAATCGGACGGAGATGTGTTGATTTTCCCGGAGATGATCAGATACAA GGCGATTAAGGAGACTGATGTGGATGCTTTTGTGGAAGATGTGCTTGTTAATGGAAAACCGTGGACCTCTGGGGTTCAGGAAGAGTTATCAGGTTcttttgtgtttgtgtgtgcTCATGGAAGCCGTGACAAGAGATGTGGTGTTTGTGGACCAGCTCTTATGGAGAAGTTTGAGCAGGAGATTGGCTCCCGTGGACTCTCTGGAAAGGTTTTCGTTAAGCCGTGTTCTCATATCGGTGGGCACAAGTATGCTGGGAATTTGATTGTATTCAGCCCTGACTCAGCTGGAAATGTTTCTGGTCACTG GTATGGTTATGTGACTCCTGATGACGTGCCTGCAATGCTTGATCAGCATATTGCAAAAGGAGAAATCATACAAAACCTTTCCAG GGGGAAGATGGGACTAATACCCGAGGGTGAGGAAGCTGTGAAAGAGGATGAGCATAAAATCCAAAACGGAAACGGCGTACAAGTGGAGAAGAAGGAATTCACAGGAGGTTGTTGCCAAGGTGCAAACGGGGTTTCTTGTTGCCAAGAGCAAACTCCAGAACCAGTCAAGAAAGAAGGATCCGTGAAGCAGAACTGGTTCAGAACAATTGAGAAAGAAGAGCTTCTGTTGGGAGCTGCCGCAATAGGTGCTGTAGCAACCATAGCCGTGGCTTACAGCATTTACAGGAAGTCAG ATTTGTCTTCAAATAATGGTGgcagtttttaa
- the LOC108848503 gene encoding uncharacterized protein LOC108848503 isoform X3 — protein MITKFLTPSFRSLRFFNSPPLYFFFESLKYSSMAEVDNKSNAAPVSDDELYGFKREEMYTGTLAGSVGPYGRHVFLCYKSHETWLPRVETEGLPQRFAKSFKDRRADFAVKTNLTVCGGGESDGDVLIFPEMIRYKAIKETDVDAFVEDVLVNGKPWTSGVQEELSGSFVFVCAHGSRDKRCGVCGPALMEKFEQEIGSRGLSGKVFVKPCSHIGGHKYAGNLIVFSPDSAGNVSGHWYGYVTPDDVPAMLDQHIAKGEIIQNLSRGKMGLIPEGEEAVKEDEHKIQNGNGVQVEKKEFTGGCCQGANGVSCCQEQTPEPVKKEGSVKQNWFRTIEKEELLLGAAAIGAVATIAVAYSIYRKSVFN, from the exons ATGATAACGAAATTTCTCACACCTTCATTTCGATCGCTTCGCTTCTTCAACTCTCCTCCTCTCTACTTCTTCTTCGAATCCCTAAAGTACTCTTCAATGGCGGAAGTAGATAACAAATCTAACGCTGCACCGGTATCGGACGACGAGCTCTACGGATTCAAACGGGAGGAGATGTACACCGGCACCCTCGCCGGCTCCGTTGGTCCGTACGGTCGCCACGTTTTCCTCTGCTACAAGAGCCACGAGACCTGGCTTCCTCGCGTCGAAACCGAAGGTCTTCCGCAGCGTTTCGCTAAGTCGTTCAAGGATCGCAGAGCTGATTTCGCCGTTAAG ACGAACCTGACGGTGTGCGGTGGAGGTGAATCGGACGGAGATGTGTTGATTTTCCCGGAGATGATCAGATACAA GGCGATTAAGGAGACTGATGTGGATGCTTTTGTGGAAGATGTGCTTGTTAATGGAAAACCGTGGACCTCTGGGGTTCAGGAAGAGTTATCAGGTTcttttgtgtttgtgtgtgcTCATGGAAGCCGTGACAAGAGATGTGGTGTTTGTGGACCAGCTCTTATGGAGAAGTTTGAGCAGGAGATTGGCTCCCGTGGACTCTCTGGAAAGGTTTTCGTTAAGCCGTGTTCTCATATCGGTGGGCACAAGTATGCTGGGAATTTGATTGTATTCAGCCCTGACTCAGCTGGAAATGTTTCTGGTCACTG GTATGGTTATGTGACTCCTGATGACGTGCCTGCAATGCTTGATCAGCATATTGCAAAAGGAGAAATCATACAAAACCTTTCCAG GGGGAAGATGGGACTAATACCCGAGGGTGAGGAAGCTGTGAAAGAGGATGAGCATAAAATCCAAAACGGAAACGGCGTACAAGTGGAGAAGAAGGAATTCACAGGAGGTTGTTGCCAAGGTGCAAACGGGGTTTCTTGTTGCCAAGAGCAAACTCCAGAACCAGTCAAGAAAGAAGGATCCGTGAAGCAGAACTGGTTCAGAACAATTGAGAAAGAAGAGCTTCTGTTGGGAGCTGCCGCAATAGGTGCTGTAGCAACCATAGCCGTGGCTTACAGCATTTACAGGAAGTCAG tttttaattaa
- the LOC108848322 gene encoding serine/threonine-protein kinase STY13 isoform X1, whose translation MGSASGFYSNEGFELDPKWLVDPRHLFVGPKIGEGAHAKVYEGKYRNQTVAIKIIKRGESPEEIAKRDSRFAREIAMLSKVQHKNLVKFIGACKEPMMVIVTELLLGGTLRKYLVSLRPKRLDIRLAVAFALDIARAMECLHSHGIIHRDLKPENLILSEDHKTVKLADFGLAREESLTEMMTAETGTYRWMAPELYSTVTLRHGEKKHYNHKVDAYSFAIVLWELILNKLPFEGMSNLQAAYAAAFKNLRPSAEDLPGELGLIVTSCWKEDPNERPNFTEIIQMLLRYLSTVSPPQIVPPPVRRVFSSENVVFSPDSPGTCSLMNVRDKDGSGQNVHAADTSEKETKGSFFFCCS comes from the exons ATGGGATCTGCAAGTGGGTTTTACTCAAACGAAGGTTTTGAATTGGATCCTAAATGGCTCGTTGATCCTCGTCATCTCTTTGTTGGTCCCAAGATCGGCGAAGGTGCTCATGCCAAAGTTTATGAGGGAAA GTATAGGAACCAAACAGTGGCGATTAAGATAATAAAAAGAGGAGAGTCCCCTGAAGAGATTGCCAAAAGAGACAGCCGGTTTGCAAGAGAGATCGCTATGTTGTCTAAAGTCCAGCACAAAAACTTGGTCAAG ttcaTTGGAGCGTGCAAAGAACCAATGATGGTTATAGTCACCGAGCTTCTACTAGGCGGTACGTTGCGTAAATATCTAGTCAGCTTGCGGCCTAAACGTTTGGATATACGTTTGGCTGTAGCGTTTGCGCTTGACATTGCTCGCGCGATGGAATGTTTGCATTCTCATGGAATCATTCACCGCGATCTCAAACCAG AGAATTTGATCTTATCCGAGGATCATAAGACGGTAAAGCTCGCTGATTTCGGTTTAGCTAGAGAAGAATCATTAACAGAAATGATGACCGCAGAGACTGGCACATACCGTTGGATGGCCCCTGAG CTTTACAGTACGGTTACGTTAAGACATGGAGAGAAGAAACATTATAACCATAAAGTAGATGCTTACAGCTTCGCCATCGTCTTGTGGGAACTCATTCTCAACAAGTTACCCTTCGAAGGCATGTCCAATCTACAAGCAGCCTATGCTGCTGCCTTCAAG AACCTGAGGCCTAGTGCGGAGGATCTACCAGGGGAACTAGGGTTGATAGTGACATCATGCTGGAAAGAAGATCCTAACGAGCGGCCAAACTTCACTGAGATAATACAAATGCTCCTCCGTTACCTCTCCACTGTCTCTCCTCCGCAGATCGTTCCTCCTCCCGTGAGACGTGTTTTCTCGTCGGAGAACGTGGTTTTCTCACCGGATTCTCCTGGTACTTGTTCGCTGATGAATGTTAGAGACAAAGATGGTTCAGGACAGAACGTTCACGCTGCTGATACGTCAGAGAAGGAAACGAAAgggagcttcttcttctgctgctcatag
- the LOC108848322 gene encoding serine/threonine-protein kinase STY13 isoform X2, with protein MLSKVQHKNLVKFIGACKEPMMVIVTELLLGGTLRKYLVSLRPKRLDIRLAVAFALDIARAMECLHSHGIIHRDLKPENLILSEDHKTVKLADFGLAREESLTEMMTAETGTYRWMAPELYSTVTLRHGEKKHYNHKVDAYSFAIVLWELILNKLPFEGMSNLQAAYAAAFKNLRPSAEDLPGELGLIVTSCWKEDPNERPNFTEIIQMLLRYLSTVSPPQIVPPPVRRVFSSENVVFSPDSPGTCSLMNVRDKDGSGQNVHAADTSEKETKGSFFFCCS; from the exons ATGTTGTCTAAAGTCCAGCACAAAAACTTGGTCAAG ttcaTTGGAGCGTGCAAAGAACCAATGATGGTTATAGTCACCGAGCTTCTACTAGGCGGTACGTTGCGTAAATATCTAGTCAGCTTGCGGCCTAAACGTTTGGATATACGTTTGGCTGTAGCGTTTGCGCTTGACATTGCTCGCGCGATGGAATGTTTGCATTCTCATGGAATCATTCACCGCGATCTCAAACCAG AGAATTTGATCTTATCCGAGGATCATAAGACGGTAAAGCTCGCTGATTTCGGTTTAGCTAGAGAAGAATCATTAACAGAAATGATGACCGCAGAGACTGGCACATACCGTTGGATGGCCCCTGAG CTTTACAGTACGGTTACGTTAAGACATGGAGAGAAGAAACATTATAACCATAAAGTAGATGCTTACAGCTTCGCCATCGTCTTGTGGGAACTCATTCTCAACAAGTTACCCTTCGAAGGCATGTCCAATCTACAAGCAGCCTATGCTGCTGCCTTCAAG AACCTGAGGCCTAGTGCGGAGGATCTACCAGGGGAACTAGGGTTGATAGTGACATCATGCTGGAAAGAAGATCCTAACGAGCGGCCAAACTTCACTGAGATAATACAAATGCTCCTCCGTTACCTCTCCACTGTCTCTCCTCCGCAGATCGTTCCTCCTCCCGTGAGACGTGTTTTCTCGTCGGAGAACGTGGTTTTCTCACCGGATTCTCCTGGTACTTGTTCGCTGATGAATGTTAGAGACAAAGATGGTTCAGGACAGAACGTTCACGCTGCTGATACGTCAGAGAAGGAAACGAAAgggagcttcttcttctgctgctcatag
- the LOC108849171 gene encoding CRM-domain containing factor CFM9, mitochondrial, producing MLTTRSLSRQCSRTCKWSLSSLLQSDSSRNLVLTSSPVTSNVMMLQPGSYNEVDSCSLMRQVFKGWSRAMSTQRGRSMRSKVESRMRKESGKTLREIRRAKKLKKKLMTDEERLIYNLKRAKKKVALLLQKLKKYDLPELPSPVHDPELFTPEQTQAFKKIGFKNKNYVPVGVRGVFGGVVQNMHMHWKFHETVQVCCDNFPKEKIKEMATMIARLSGGVVINIHNVKTIIMFRGRNYRQPKNLIPVNTLTKRKALFKARFEQALESQKLNIKKTEQQLRRMGVNPEDPVAMASIQRVASTFFNAIDKKEGSPYVFHGDKRSERGTGVVNTGETEPGDEDSDQEELDRFIAEIEEAADKEWEEEEAAEQEESGRIRYWNREEFAGRSRGPEMRSSYGDSSHGFRRNERDTRSQRRSNDSDDDDSDQLDSEDDDDEIPKRFDRPRSNTRRQGQDFVRRRSHDPRPRVKSDEDVLSDLDNTMWDSGEEEEDAPPANYISSSDEEDEDENRTVSASKQPRFSNNNSSRDGINSSKTKSGKQRDEDWDSD from the exons ATGTTGACGACGAGGAGTCTGTCGAGACAGTGCTCGAGGACTTGTAAATGGTCTCTCTCGTCTCTCCTTCAATCCGATTCCTCCAG GAATCTTGTTTTGACATCGAGTCCGGTTACAAGCAATGTGATGATGCTTCAGCCTGGTAGCTATAACGAAGTCGATTCATGTTCATTGATGCGTCAAGTCTTCAAGGGATGGTCTCGAGCTATGTCTACGCAGAGAGGGAGGAGCATGAGGAGTAAAGTGGAGAGTAGGATGAGGAAAGAGTCTGGTAAGACGTTGAGAGAGATCAGGAGAGCtaagaagttgaagaagaagctcaTGACTGATGAAGAAAGACTCATCTACAACCTCAAAagg GCGAAGAAGAAAGTTGCACTTCTATTGCAAAAGCTCAAGAAGTACGATCTCCCCGAGCTGCCATCACCGGTTCATGATCCTGAGCTTTTCACACCGGAACAGACTCAAGCGTTCAAGAAAATCGGTTTCAAGAACAAGAACTACGTCCCTGTTGGTGTTCGTGGAGTCTTTGGAGGAGTGGTTCAGAACATGCATATGCACTGGAAGTTTCATGAGACGGTGCAGGTTTGCTGCGATAACTTTCCAAAGGAAAAGATCAAAGAGATGGCCACCATGATAGCTAGGCTTAGCGGCGGGGTTGTCATTAATATACATAACGTGAAGACTATTATTATGTTCCGTGGTAGAAACTACAGGCAGCCCAAGAACTTGATCCCTGTCAACACCCTCACTAAACGAAAG GCTTTGTTTAAAGCGAGATTTGAGCAAGCACTTGAATCTCAGAAGCTGAACATCAAGAAAACAGAACAGCAGCTAAGGAGGATGGGTGTTAACCCGGAAGATCCGGTTGCAATGGCTAGCATCCAGAGGGTGGCGTCAACGTTCTTCAATGCTATAGATAAGAAAGAAGGAAGTCCGTATGTCTTTCACGGAGATAAACGATCAGAGCGAGGGACTGGTGTGGTGAATACAGGAGAAACAGAACCGGGTGATGAAGATAGTGACCAGGAGGAGCTAGACAGATTCATAGCTGAGATAGAAGAGGCAGCAGACAAGGAGTGGGAGGAAGAGGAAGCTGCGGAGCAAGAGGAAAGCGGTAGAATAAGGTATTGGAACCGAGAGGAGTTTGCAGGAAGAAGCAGAGGGCCTGAAATGCGTAGTAGCTATGGAGACTCGAGTCATGGCTTTAGAAGAAATGAGAGGGATACACGTAGCCAGAGGAGATCCAAcgatagtgatgatgatgacagtGATCAGTTGGATtctgaggatgatgatgatgaaatcccAAAGAGATTTGATAGGCCAAGATCAAATACAAGAAGGCAGGGACAGGATtttgtgagaagaagaagccatgatCCTCGACCACGTGTGAAGAGTGATGAAGATGTGCTGAGTGATCTTGATAACACAATGTGGGATtcaggagaagaagaagaagatgcaccACCTGCTAATTATATTTCGAGCAGCGACGAGGAGGACGAAGATGAAAACAGGACAGTATCCGCATCTAAACAGCCAAGATTCAGTAACAACAATAGTTCAAGAGATGGTATCAACAGTTCGAAGACCAAGAGTGGAAAACAAAGGGATGAGGACTGGGATAGTGattaa